One window from the genome of Hyperolius riggenbachi isolate aHypRig1 chromosome 6, aHypRig1.pri, whole genome shotgun sequence encodes:
- the LOC137522039 gene encoding piggyBac transposable element-derived protein 4-like has protein sequence MGPKAEKVTRGSIHHDVQASVYPKSCLQQLENSDSDSEQLDESDSESWKSSSSDSDTDSDDSLLDISNVRTWCPLDCSTPQAAPPRFPFIGAAGLKVDVDRDDPLAFLALFLTDDVIDKIVMETNTYAEQQLATPHLRLSRNRKWEPVTSDELWLFLGLIILQGVVGKPVQKWYWSTNRLLATPFFGTVMSECRFSLIMKFLHFANNEEYDESSHPAPKLRKIWDVYQLIQRNFRETYVPERDISVDESLMAYKGRLSWIQYIASKRARFGLKSYRLCESSSGYIWNSVLYTGKGTRFSQTFSNYGMATSSVLTLMEPLLDQGYCVTTDNFYTPELCELLVQNKTDCYGTVRPNRRNLPSSFASKKLRPGEIVAWQKGKMMALRWRDKKDVCLMSTVHNASTTVVHTRGGKDIPKPQVVMDYNHTMGGVDKADQETTFYPAMRKQQKKYYKKIFRHLLEQCLWNSYVLFQKYSDHPGHHADFIWRVKESILMKHHMPSVAVRRPGRRAVGVVNPERLTGRHFVEHVPPTAKKAAPTRMCVVCCSKTDDSGKKIRRETRNLYCGLMKGKFMI, from the exons atgggccccaaggccgagAAGGTCACCAGAGGAAG CATCCACCATGACGTCCAAGCGTCTGTGTACCCaaaaagctgtttacagcagCTTGAAAACAGCGACAGTGATTCGGAACAGCTTGATGAGAGTGACAGCGAAAGCTGGAAAAGTTCCTCATCTGACAGTGACACTGACAGTGACGACTCGCTGCTTGATATCAGCAATGTGCGCACTTGGTGCCCTCTTGACTGCAGCACACCTCAGGCAGCACCGCCAAGATTTCCCTTCATTGGCGCGGCAGGATTGAAAGTGGACGTGGACCGCGACGACCCCTTGGCGTTCTTGGCGTTATTCCTGACCGATGATGTCATTGATAAAATTGTCATGGAGACCAACACATATGCGGAGCAGCAGTTGGCGACTCCACATCTGAGGCTGTCGCGAAACCGTAAGTGGGAACCAGTAACCTCAGATGAATTGTGGTTGTTTCTGGGACTGATCATCCTTCAAGGAGTGGTGGGTAAACCAGTCCAGAAATGGTACTGGAGCACCAACCGCTTACTTGCCACTCCGTTTTTTGGCACAGTGATGTCTGAATGCAGGTTTTCGCTAATAATGAAGTTTTTACACTTCGCGAATAATGAGGAGTATGATGAAAGTTCTCATCCTGCCCCAAAACTCCGAAAAATATGGGATGTTTACCAGCTCATCCAAAGGAACTTCCGAGAGACCTATGTGCCAGAAAGGGATATCAGCGTGGATGAGAGCTTGATGGCGTATAAAGGGAGACTAAGCTGGATCCAATATATAGCCTCAAAAAGGGCACGATTTGGCCTAAAGTCTTATAGACTTTGCGAATCATCTTCCGGCTATATATGGAACTCTGTATTGTATACAGGCAAGGGTACCCGTTTCAGCCAGACCTTCAGCAACTACGGCATGGCGACATCATCCGTTCTAACACTTATGGAGCCGTTGCTGGACCAGGGTTACTGCGTAACTACTGATAATTTTTATACACCAGAATTGTGTGAACTTCTTGTACAGAACAAGACCGACTGTTACGGAACTGTAAGGCCTAATCGTCGCAACTTGCCGTCATCTTTTGCCTCTAAAAAACTCAGGCCTGGGGAGATTGTTGCCTGGCAAAAAGGCAAGATGATGGCCTTGCGTTGGAGAGACAAAAAAGATGTCTGTCTCATGAGTACCGTCCATAACGCCTCAACTACTGTAGTACACACAAGAGGTGGCAAAGATATCCCAAAGCCACAGGTTGTTATGGATTATAATCACACGATGGGAGGCGTTGACAAGGCAGACCAAGAGACAACATTTTACCCGGCTATGAGAAAGCAGCAGaagaaatattataaaaaaatctTCCGCCATCTCTTGGAGCAGTGCCTATGGAACAGTTACGTTTTGTTCCAGAAATACAGCGACCACCCTGGGCATCACGCAGACTTTATCTGGAGAGTGAAGGAGTCTATCCTTATGAAACATCACATGCCATCAGTGGCTGTGAGGAGACCTGGACGCCGTGCTGTTGGGGTGGTCAACCCGGAGCGCCTCACTGGCCGCCACTTTGTGGAGCATGTCCCACCAACTGCAAAAAAGGCTGCACCCACAAGGATGTGTGTGGTGTGCTGCTCAAAAACAGATGACAGTGGCAAAAAAATCCGCAGGGAGACCAG AAACTTGTAttgcggcctgatgaagggcaaatTTATGATATaa